A genomic window from Flavobacterium hankyongi includes:
- a CDS encoding class I SAM-dependent methyltransferase, translating to MNKDLLKSEVQKFINESLEANFSKIALLKNPFPEISWTEILTQIASKAKAKTKLPTWFNTNNIIYPSKISIEQTSSEITANYKAKLISGDSIIDLTGGFGIDDYYFSKVFFKVVHCELNQELHEIVKNNFLSLSVENIEFYKGDSLDILKNLNSKFDWIYIDPSRRNEAKGKVFMLKDCLPNVPENLDLYFTFSDNILIKTAPLLDISAGLSELKNVSEIHVVAINNEVKELLWILKKNFLGGQKIKTINISKDKDEIFDFDLVSNDDLPTFSEPKKYLYEPNSAILKSGGFNNVAIKYNLSKLQQHSHLYTSEELIKFPGRSFKINQTFEYNKANMKESLMNLKANITTRNFPESVEELRKKWKIKDGGELYSFFTTDKTNRKIVLICDKI from the coding sequence TTGAATAAAGATTTACTCAAGTCTGAAGTCCAAAAATTTATAAACGAATCATTAGAAGCTAATTTTTCTAAAATTGCTTTATTAAAGAACCCGTTTCCAGAAATTTCATGGACAGAAATTCTAACTCAAATTGCATCTAAAGCAAAAGCCAAAACAAAACTCCCAACATGGTTTAATACTAATAATATTATTTATCCGAGTAAAATATCTATTGAACAAACCTCTTCTGAAATAACTGCAAATTATAAAGCAAAATTAATTTCAGGTGATTCAATAATTGATTTAACAGGTGGTTTTGGAATAGATGATTATTATTTTTCTAAAGTTTTTTTTAAAGTAGTTCATTGTGAATTAAATCAAGAATTACATGAAATTGTAAAAAACAATTTTTTATCTCTTTCTGTTGAAAATATTGAATTTTACAAGGGTGATAGTTTAGATATTCTTAAAAATTTAAATTCAAAATTTGATTGGATTTATATAGACCCTTCAAGAAGAAACGAGGCAAAAGGGAAAGTTTTCATGCTTAAAGATTGTTTACCAAACGTCCCAGAAAATTTGGATTTATATTTTACTTTTTCTGATAACATCTTGATTAAAACTGCTCCTCTTCTGGATATATCTGCTGGTTTGTCAGAATTAAAAAACGTTTCAGAAATTCACGTTGTAGCCATCAATAATGAAGTGAAAGAGCTTTTATGGATACTTAAAAAGAATTTTCTTGGAGGTCAAAAAATAAAAACAATAAACATCTCTAAAGATAAGGACGAAATTTTTGACTTTGATTTAGTTAGCAATGATGATTTACCAACCTTTTCTGAACCAAAAAAATATCTTTACGAACCTAATAGTGCAATTTTAAAATCTGGAGGGTTCAATAACGTAGCCATTAAATATAATTTATCAAAACTACAGCAGCACTCCCATTTATATACATCAGAAGAGTTAATTAAATTCCCTGGAAGGAGCTTTAAGATCAATCAAACATTTGAATACAACAAGGCTAATATGAAGGAGTCTTTAATGAATCTAAAAGCCAATATTACTACACGAAATTTTCCAGAAAGTGTAGAAGAACTTCGAAAAAAATGGAAAATAAAAGACGGAGGAGAACTATATTCTTTTTTTACGACAGATAAAACTAATCGCAAAATTGTTTTAATTTGCGACAAAATTTAA